Part of the Arachis hypogaea cultivar Tifrunner chromosome 6, arahy.Tifrunner.gnm2.J5K5, whole genome shotgun sequence genome, TAATATTACAGAATTTGAGATTATCTGATATTTTcttaaatagtaataataataaataatataattgcaAAACTAATTTCGTTCCTTTTTAGGATTTATTTTCAACTTCCATTTACCGACATATTTATGAATTACAGTGAAATACAGATGATGAATTAGTAAAAAAAAGATTTCTTAACAAcatggaattcaaatttaaaagattcaTTGAACCCCaatgaaaacaatttaaaaatattttacctcCGAAAGTAGTTGAAGTTGATAGAATTTTAGAAACGGGAAGAAGTTGAGGTCATGATATTAGAGAAAGCAGAGAAGGGCTTTGTTGAATATAAGGGAAAGAAAAGGGGCAATTTCATAATCTCAAACCCTATATAAGAAGCCACACCTATCTATCTTTCTCCCCACACCAACATAGACTTATTATATAGAAGAAGCAGATCCAactgaaattaattaaatcaaaatagttatcatcacaaaagaaaaagatgtCTCTGGTAACAGAAGAAATCAAAGCTAGGTCAGAGGTGTATCATGGAGACGAAATGTGTCAGGTGAAGTCGAAGGAGCTTCTAAAGGAGATAGAACTTCCCAACGGTCTGCTGCCATTGAAGGACATGGAGGAGTGCGGCTACGACAGAGGAACGGGGTTCGTGTGGCTGAAGCAGAAGAAACCTTACACACACAAGTTCGAGAAGATTGGGAAGCTTGTGTCGTACGCGGCGGAGGTGACGGCGCAGGTGGAGAAAGGGAAGATCAAGAAGCTGACCGGAGTGAAGACGAAGGAGATTTTGCTGTGGGTTTCGCTCAGTGACATCTACGTCGATGACCCTCCCACCGGCAAGATCACTTTCAAGACGCCCGCAGGGCTATTCAGGTCTTTTCCTGTCTCTGCCTTCGAGATTGAGGAAGAGAAAGACAAGTCCGACGACGTCAAGGCTTCCGCCGCCGCCGCCACCACCACGCAGGTCGATGAAGCCGTTCAGGTCAAGGAGGTCtgaatcaatcaatcaatcaatcaaccaaTCAACCAATCGTGTTGATTTGTTCCTGTTTACGTTTCTTTACTATCATCTCAGATTCCGTTCTGTGCTGTTTAGTTGTTCTACGCATACCATCCTTTATGttctactattattattatattattaattataaaatgtgATTACTTCCAAtaccatcttcttttttttagttatcaTCTAATTTGGTATCAAGGGGCAATTCTGGTTTCAGAGGATTATTGATTGATAATGAATAAATCGATTCGAATCTTACTCCGCATTAAGATTTTAAGGGGTGACTGGGTGAGACTTGAGAGTACAGGATAGGATGAGGCCTAACATCTTTTCGGTTTGAAGTCTCGTTTCTttctttaattataaaaaattataacttctTATACATGGCATGTAACTGACTGAAAGCAGGAGAAGGATAAGACAAAGAAATGGTTACGGCTTGTTATGATTAtgtgtttttaatttataaaaatcaataatTCATGACATAAAATTATTAGCAGAAAGTAAGTAATAAGTATGTTTCATTATTCATTTATTGGCAAATGACCccagattttttttgaaaaggaagaagtgAACGAGCAAATGATTAcaaatatttcaattttatttactttttctcttttatttaacaatattattgaaaaattaaattaatattgttATTAACCCTTTTTTAAATGATATACTACACCAAATACAATTTTTAAATGAATACTTATTTAAGATcggtttaataattatatttatctatatatatttttttaactgaAAAAATAGGAATATTCGAACCTGCGACCTC contains:
- the LOC112695592 gene encoding uncharacterized protein — translated: MSLVTEEIKARSEVYHGDEMCQVKSKELLKEIELPNGLLPLKDMEECGYDRGTGFVWLKQKKPYTHKFEKIGKLVSYAAEVTAQVEKGKIKKLTGVKTKEILLWVSLSDIYVDDPPTGKITFKTPAGLFRSFPVSAFEIEEEKDKSDDVKASAAAATTTQVDEAVQVKEV